In Zingiber officinale cultivar Zhangliang chromosome 6A, Zo_v1.1, whole genome shotgun sequence, a single genomic region encodes these proteins:
- the LOC121996047 gene encoding uncharacterized protein LOC121996047 translates to MRVSCFFSLLLQERSSPLGSAAAFLFALLFAFQKRKDDCSEVDGDSAGAVSFPFIQEPERSPERIMVEEHEFVAATADRSADHWLSRANLLVPVALEKSRSANGFVLRWKSIAEKIERVPSSLSDLSSHPCFSRHALCRELLQSVVASLSETVQLSDRCLGADGVASVGKLQMQSDLDALVCKLDLNLRDCGLLVKTGVLGEAALPPATASPVADATSCNLHELLVRLQIGHAEAKHRALDGLLEAMREDEKSVMTVLGRSNISALIHMLTATSPKVREKAATAVSLLTESGNCENLLVSEGALPSLIRLLESGSLVAREKAVISLQRLSMSADTARLIASHGGIRPLVEVCQIGDSICQSAAAGALKNLSAVAEVRQCLVDEGIIKIMINLLDCGVVSGSKDYAAECLQHLTSSNENLRRSVVSAGGIRCLIAYLDGSLPQESAVSALKNLVGSVSKDALISLGLLPCLVHVLKHGSLGAQQAAAAAICKFSSSVEAKRIVGESGCIPLLVELLDAKTDGAREVAAQAIASLMILPHNCRDVKKNDKSVPNLVQLLNPNPQNTAKKYSVSCLLILSSSKRLKKMMISYGAIGYLKKLSDMDVPGAKKLLERLERRCLRGLFTRK, encoded by the exons ATGCGTGTGAGCTGCTTCTTCTCGCTTCTGCTTCAAGAAAGGTCGTCGCCGCTGGGCTCCGCTGCTGCCTTCCTTTTCGCTCTTCTCTTCGCTTTCCAGAAGCGTAAAGACGACTGCTCTGAAGTCGACGGCGACAGCGCCGGAGCCGTTTCTTTTCCTTTCATACAAG AACCAGAACGATCGCCGGAGCGAATCATGGTGGAAGAGCACGAGTTTGTCGCCGCAACGGCCGATAGATCAGCGGATCACTGGCTCTCCCGCGCGAATCTCCTTGTCCCTGTCGCCCTCGAGAAGTCCCGGTCTGCCAATGGCTTCGTCTTGCGCTGGAAATCCATCGCTGAGAAGATCGAGCGCGTGCCCTCCTCCCTCTCTGACCTTTCCAGCCACCCCTGCTTCTCGCGCCACGCTCTTTGCCGCGAGCTGCTCCAGTCCGTTGTGGCCTCCTTGTCCGAGACTGTTCAATTGTCTGACCGATGCCTCGGGGCTGATGGCGTCGCTTCCGTCGGCAAGCTCCAGATGCAGAGCGACCTAGACGCCCTAGTCTGCAAGCTTGACCTCAACCTTCGTGACTGCGGGCTCCTCGTCAAAACCGGCGTCCTAGGCGAAGCGGCTCTCCCTCCGGCTACCGCCTCGCCGGTGGCGGATGCCACCAGCTGTAATCTGCACGAGCTACTCGTTCGCCTCCAGATAGGGCACGCCGAGGCAAAGCATCGAGCTTTGGATGGGTTGCTCGAGGCGATGCGGGAGGACGAGAAGAGCGTGATGACAGTTTTGGGACGCAGTAACATCTCCGCCCTCATACACATGTTGACAGCCACATCCCCCAAAGTGAGAGAGAAAGCCGCCACTGCGGTTTCCTTGCTCACTGAGTCAGGGAACTGTGAGAATTTGCTTGTCTCCGAAGGGGCGTTGCCATCTCTGATCAGGCTTCTGGAATCAGGGAGCTTAGTAGCACGAGAAAAAGCAGTGATTTCCCTTCAAAGGCTGTCCATGTCCGCCGACACTGCCCGTTTGATTGCCAGCCATGGTGGTATTCGCCCGTTGGTAGAAGTGTGCCAAATAGGGGACTCCATCTGCCAATCGGCTGCCGCCGGTGCACTTAAGAACCTCTCTGCAGTTGCAGAAGTGAGGCAGTGCCTCGTGGACGAGGGAATTATTAAGATTATGATCAATCTTCTTGATTGTGGAGTTGTTTCCGGCTCTAAAGATTATGCAGCTGAATGTTTGCAGCATCTGACATCTAGCAATGAGAATTTGAGGAGATCAGTTGTATCAGCTGGAGGAATCCGGTGCCTTATTGCATATCTGGATGGCTCCCTGCCGCAGGAATCAGCAGTCTCTGCATTGAAAAATCTGGTTGGTTCTGTATCCAAGGATGCTCTGATTTCGCTTGGTCTGCTTCCTTGCCTTGTTCATGTGTTAAAACATGGATCCTTGGGGGCGCAGCAGGCCGCTGCAGCTGCCATTTGTAAGTTTTCCAGCTCAGTGGAGGCCAAGAGAATCGTCGGAGAGTCTGGATGCATTCCTTTGCTTGTAGAATTACTCGACGCAAAGACCGATGGCGCAAGAGAGGTGGCTGCTCAAGCTATAGCTAGCCTGATGATTCTTCCTCATAATTGTAGGGATGTCAAGAAGAATGACAAAAGTGTGCCAAATTTGGTTCAGTTGCTCAATCCCAATCCCCAGAACACAGCAAAGAAGTATTCAGTCTCCTGTCTCCTAATCTTGTCGTCAAGCAAAAGGttgaagaagatgatgatttCATACGGCGCTATTGGCTATCTCAAGAAACTGTCAGATATGGACGTTCCCGGCGCAAAGAAGTTGCTTGAGAGATTGGAACGACGCTGTCTTCGCGGCTTGTTCACCAGGAAATAG
- the LOC121996046 gene encoding BAG family molecular chaperone regulator 1-like produces MRSRTSVRAAGTAAFSPVKEEKVEAEKWEVRPGGMLVQSRSSHDDAVGAPVPAIRVKVKYGAVYHEIYISSRASFGELKKELSARTGLHPLDMKLLYKDKERASATFLDSVGVKDKSKVVLTDDPTAKAKRLLEMRKTDKIDKAAKSVSAISLEVDRLASKVTALEAIANKGERIVVNDVSNLIDCLMNELVKLEAIDADGDVKQQKRQQIKRVQKHVETLDLIKLKNGQARKERQPQCQPPQKLHSPPQAVLHSIQPQYQQQMQQPHNPFLQQNHHQQQPARSQSAFWEPFDLLTPSTSTPTSATTSTASSTPHASFDWKLF; encoded by the exons ATGCGGTCGAGAACCAGCGTGAGAGCGGCAGGGACGGCGGCGTTTAGCCCGGTGAAGGAAGAGAAGGTGGAGGCGGAGAAATGGGAGGTGAGGCCGGGTGGGATGCTGGTCCAGTCTCGCAGCTCGCACGACGACGCTGTCGGCGCTCCTGTCCCCGCCATCCGCGTCAAGGTCAAGTACGGCGCCGTCTACCACGAGATCTACATCAGCTCCCGGGCCTCCTTTG GGGAGCTGAAGAAGGAGCTGTCTGCGAGGACGGGGCTGCACCCGCTGGACATGAAGCTGTTGTACAAGGACAAGGAGAGGGCGTCGGCGACCTTCCTCGACTCCGTCGGCGTGAAGGACAAGTCTAAGGTGGTGTTGACGGATGACCCGACGGCGAAGGCGAAGCGACTACTGGAGATGCGCAAGACCGACAAAATTGACAAGGCTGCGAAGTCCGTCTCCGCAATCAGCCTTGAGGTCGACCGTCTCGCCTCCAAG GTAACGGCGCTGGAGGCGATTGCGAACAAAGGCGAACGAATCGTGGTCAACGACGTGTCCAATCTCATCGACTGCTTGATGAATGAGCTTGTTAAGCTGGAGGCCATCGACGCCGACGGAGATGTGAAGCAGCAAAAGAGACAGCAG ATTAAGAGAGTGCAGAAACATGTGGAAACGCTCGACTTGATCAAGCTCAAGAACGGTCAAGCGAGGAAAGAGCGGCAGCCTCAGTGCCAACCACCGCAGAAACTTCATTCGCCGCCGCAAGCAGTGCTGCACTCGATTCAGCCCCAATACCAGCAACAAATGCAGCAACCACACAACCCTTTTCTACAGCAAAATCACCACCAGCAGCAGCCGGCGCGTTCTCAGTCAGCGTTCTGGGAACCGTTCGATCTGCTGACACCGTCCACCTCCACGCCCACTTCCGCCACCACCTCCACCGCCTCCTCCACTCCCCACGCGAGCTTCGATTGGAAGCTGTTCTGA